One segment of Rhodopirellula baltica SH 1 DNA contains the following:
- the pilM gene encoding type IV pilus assembly protein PilM — protein sequence MAGSGGVWGIEIGQSALKALHCVKQGDEIVADAFDLIEYPKILGQADADPDQLIADALDQLMQRNDAIRDRVCISVPGQSGLAKFFKPPPVELKKIHDIVKYEAKTQIPFELSDVVWDYQTMPGATIQEGYALESEVGLFAMKREQAYRQLAPFKDADIEVDMVQLTPIALYNMVAYDRFHERIENEAFDPDEPPTSSVLLSIGTDSSDLIVTNGFRIWQRSMPIGGNHFTRQLTKDLKLTFAKAEHLKRNAREAVDPKLVFQTMRPVFNDLVTEVQRSIGFFRSIDKKAEITELLVTGNTVKMPGLAAYLGKNLGYEVHTLDRFNRLSGDDVLSIPTFRDNAPTFAVCYGLCLQGLGLSQIHTSLIPAEIKTERMIRAKKPWALAGMAALLLGTTTQYALTQRSWQTTHEKLWSGAAQAVSSMSSHSSDQKSEDSLLVSRLTFLNRLGEEISGNAERRLVWLEVINAVNAAIPRAEYPDDKIPSIKELPLEDRIDFHISEIDTKYYEDLAEDWYSERLDARYKEEMKNWYDLMRDSAPPEELAEDTGPEEDGWVIQLKGYHYYNSPKHKGEEGSQHVRKYLTTAFREKPITLIDPQGNPITFTPEEFGFSYPILLNDNQPQLVQVPNPDYDPVAAMTAMQLRADGDEDVEVETQFLEVLRLDFVFQVVWKESVLSERIKAKRLAEEEAAAQAELEGTGDGSGPDDDVDADPDSVAMAN from the coding sequence ATGGCCGGATCCGGCGGCGTTTGGGGAATTGAAATTGGTCAGAGCGCGCTCAAAGCGTTGCACTGCGTCAAACAGGGCGATGAGATCGTTGCTGATGCCTTTGATCTGATCGAGTATCCCAAGATTTTGGGGCAAGCCGATGCGGATCCGGACCAACTGATCGCCGATGCGCTGGATCAGTTGATGCAGCGGAACGACGCGATTCGCGATCGCGTTTGCATCAGCGTTCCCGGTCAAAGTGGTTTGGCAAAGTTCTTCAAGCCACCACCGGTGGAACTGAAGAAAATCCACGACATCGTCAAGTACGAAGCCAAGACTCAAATTCCGTTTGAATTGTCCGACGTGGTTTGGGATTACCAAACGATGCCGGGTGCCACCATCCAGGAAGGCTACGCACTTGAAAGCGAAGTCGGATTGTTCGCGATGAAACGCGAGCAAGCTTACCGGCAACTCGCACCGTTCAAAGATGCCGACATCGAAGTCGACATGGTGCAGCTGACTCCGATCGCGCTCTACAACATGGTCGCCTACGACCGGTTCCACGAGCGGATCGAGAATGAAGCGTTCGACCCTGATGAGCCTCCGACGTCCAGCGTCCTTTTGTCGATCGGTACCGACAGCAGTGATTTGATCGTCACGAACGGTTTCCGGATTTGGCAACGCAGCATGCCAATTGGTGGTAATCACTTCACTCGCCAATTGACCAAGGACTTGAAGCTAACGTTCGCGAAAGCGGAGCACCTCAAACGCAACGCTCGCGAAGCGGTCGACCCAAAACTCGTCTTCCAAACCATGCGACCGGTCTTCAACGATTTGGTCACGGAAGTTCAACGTTCAATTGGGTTCTTCCGCAGCATCGACAAAAAGGCCGAGATCACCGAACTGTTGGTGACTGGTAACACGGTCAAGATGCCAGGTCTGGCCGCTTACCTCGGTAAGAACCTTGGCTACGAAGTTCACACGCTCGACCGATTCAATCGCTTGTCTGGCGATGACGTTCTCAGCATCCCAACTTTCCGTGACAACGCGCCGACGTTTGCGGTTTGCTACGGTTTGTGTTTGCAGGGCTTGGGTCTGAGCCAGATCCACACGTCGCTGATTCCAGCTGAGATCAAGACGGAACGCATGATCCGCGCGAAGAAGCCCTGGGCTTTGGCGGGGATGGCGGCGCTGCTGCTGGGGACGACGACCCAGTACGCACTCACTCAGCGATCTTGGCAAACGACTCACGAAAAACTGTGGTCCGGTGCCGCTCAGGCCGTTTCGAGCATGTCGTCGCACAGTTCGGATCAAAAGTCAGAGGATTCGTTGTTGGTCAGTCGCTTGACGTTTTTGAATCGTCTGGGCGAAGAAATTTCCGGCAACGCGGAACGTCGACTGGTTTGGTTGGAAGTCATCAACGCGGTCAACGCTGCGATTCCTCGAGCCGAATACCCCGATGACAAAATTCCGAGCATCAAAGAACTGCCACTGGAAGATCGCATCGACTTCCACATCTCCGAAATCGACACCAAATACTACGAAGACCTCGCGGAAGATTGGTACTCGGAGCGTTTGGATGCTCGGTACAAAGAAGAAATGAAGAACTGGTACGACCTGATGCGAGATTCCGCGCCGCCGGAAGAACTCGCCGAGGACACCGGTCCCGAAGAAGACGGTTGGGTGATCCAATTGAAGGGATACCACTATTACAACAGCCCCAAACACAAGGGCGAAGAAGGTAGCCAACACGTTCGGAAGTATTTGACGACTGCCTTCCGCGAAAAACCGATCACCTTGATCGACCCACAGGGCAACCCAATCACCTTCACACCAGAGGAGTTTGGTTTCAGCTACCCAATCCTGCTGAACGACAACCAACCTCAATTGGTCCAGGTGCCAAACCCGGACTACGATCCCGTCGCTGCGATGACTGCGATGCAGTTGCGAGCTGATGGCGACGAAGACGTCGAAGTTGAAACGCAATTTCTGGAAGTGTTGCGACTGGATTTTGTTTTCCAGGTCGTTTGGAAAGAAAGCGTTTTGAGCGAACGAATCAAAGCAAAACGATTGGCAGAGGAAGAAGCTGCCGCCCAAGCGGAATTGGAAGGTACCGGCGACGGATCAGGACCAGACGACGATGTTGATGCCGATCCGGATTCAGTCGCGATGGCCAACTAG
- the holA gene encoding DNA polymerase III subunit delta, whose amino-acid sequence MPRFNAFEYLSSPESTQAGSSIGVVYGVDSTLRKWAIDAIVGDSEWTQVDGEVCKWSDLRDDLATASLFDFDGGDKRTLVVRSADKFLSNHRPEIEKYVSAPGDATRFVLELESLASNTRVYKAVDKSHLLVACTSATDAKLGITAASRRKFLTSFVADRHKTQLAPAAADALVEMLGEEIGMLDTEIAKLALYVDVGGKIEEPLVRDVVAGWQGKTVWQITDAIAAGDAAEALRQLDKLFSGGQRAIALLPQIAWSLRRLGMTTAAIEFRERSGRPWQFEDALAAGGIRRGFEVQSAKKQLQSIGRERAKQLLPWLLDADLRLKGTHSAEGRDRFLLEQLILKLARQA is encoded by the coding sequence ATGCCACGATTCAACGCCTTTGAATACCTTTCCTCGCCCGAATCCACTCAGGCGGGAAGTAGCATCGGCGTTGTCTACGGTGTCGACAGCACGCTGAGGAAATGGGCAATCGATGCGATTGTCGGTGACAGCGAGTGGACGCAGGTCGACGGAGAAGTTTGCAAGTGGTCGGATCTGCGTGATGATCTTGCCACGGCATCCTTGTTCGATTTCGACGGTGGTGACAAACGAACTCTTGTGGTTCGTTCGGCCGACAAATTTTTGTCCAATCATCGGCCGGAAATCGAGAAGTACGTTTCCGCCCCTGGTGATGCCACCCGGTTCGTTCTGGAATTGGAATCGCTTGCCAGCAACACTCGCGTCTACAAGGCGGTCGATAAGTCGCATTTGCTGGTTGCGTGTACCAGTGCGACGGACGCGAAACTCGGCATCACCGCGGCGTCACGCCGGAAGTTTCTGACTTCGTTTGTTGCTGATCGCCACAAAACGCAACTCGCTCCCGCCGCCGCGGACGCCTTGGTCGAGATGTTGGGCGAAGAGATCGGCATGCTCGACACCGAGATTGCGAAACTCGCATTGTATGTCGATGTCGGCGGGAAAATCGAGGAACCTCTCGTCCGGGATGTCGTGGCCGGTTGGCAGGGGAAAACGGTTTGGCAAATCACCGATGCGATCGCTGCTGGAGACGCAGCGGAAGCGTTGCGACAACTCGACAAGCTTTTCAGCGGTGGTCAACGTGCGATCGCACTGCTGCCTCAGATCGCATGGTCGTTACGGCGTTTGGGAATGACCACCGCAGCCATCGAATTTCGCGAACGAAGTGGACGTCCATGGCAGTTCGAGGACGCTCTGGCAGCCGGTGGAATTCGCCGTGGATTCGAAGTGCAATCGGCAAAAAAACAGCTGCAGTCGATTGGCCGAGAACGGGCCAAACAGCTGCTGCCATGGCTCCTCGACGCTGATCTGCGTTTGAAAGGCACTCATAGCGCCGAGGGGCGCGACCGATTCTTGCTCGAGCAATTGATTCTCAAGCTTGCTCGACAAGCCTGA
- a CDS encoding PAS domain-containing sensor histidine kinase, translating to MVNSSYPITSSMKALRDYLQSHGELFFDVLELATCGFYLRPLLSQDGDDSQPPLFSQLCFSSLGHEVPEAERTSQVWLDLVHPEDRAAFNQLAGWGDNAELGNQTPVQYRLRRQDGSYRYTEEGGRRITLGDRQETFWLGVLHDVDERLRAKQELEASHQEIQTILDTIPTFVWIKDESHRILRVNRAAANATGMTPDEIEGRLTSDVYPEQGERFQASDRQLLQGNGPVRHVPETLENKNGDVYKMLIDKYSLPSLHDDEKRILVVGTDITEIEQTQLALASQETQFRNLFERSPLGSVLIDSNHQLQLINSRIEAMYQLSPTQDRPTQLIDLVPSEFHEKLTPPKDRFSLNQTANTQFEFETKRADGTTMRISLVTATIEIENQSMTLATFTDITERHQVAMDLERKQEELERSNEDLDRFAYIASHDLKAPLRGIMHLTEWIEEDMPPQIGQEVREHLKMLQAQVSRMDMLLNDLLAYARVTRQTDAVEWVDLNTALPELFAFMSPPPTMKLVMPTKMPSLSTARGPLEQIFRNLFGNSIKHAASSSQVIVTAETTSDSYHFTVRDNGPGIPESSQERIFGMFQTLESGKDRRGTGMGLHLVKRLVQVQGCDAWVESDNHQGAAFHFTWPRENAVHSFEKCEAYAS from the coding sequence ATGGTCAACTCCTCTTATCCGATCACTAGCAGCATGAAAGCTCTCCGCGACTACCTCCAGTCCCACGGGGAACTCTTCTTCGACGTGTTGGAACTTGCCACCTGTGGTTTCTATTTGCGTCCGTTGCTTTCCCAGGACGGTGACGATTCTCAACCCCCGCTGTTCAGTCAACTGTGTTTCTCCTCGTTGGGTCATGAAGTCCCCGAGGCGGAACGGACATCCCAGGTTTGGCTGGATCTCGTTCACCCGGAAGACCGGGCCGCGTTCAATCAGCTCGCTGGATGGGGCGACAACGCTGAGCTAGGAAATCAAACGCCGGTTCAATATCGACTTCGCCGTCAAGACGGCAGCTATCGATACACCGAAGAGGGTGGGCGACGAATCACTCTAGGAGACCGCCAGGAAACGTTTTGGCTGGGAGTGTTGCATGATGTGGACGAGCGTCTGCGTGCCAAGCAAGAACTGGAGGCGAGTCACCAGGAGATTCAAACGATCCTCGATACCATTCCGACGTTTGTGTGGATCAAGGACGAGTCTCATCGAATTCTTCGAGTGAACCGCGCCGCCGCCAATGCCACGGGGATGACTCCTGATGAAATCGAAGGTCGCCTCACCAGCGACGTGTATCCCGAACAAGGAGAACGCTTTCAAGCATCCGATCGGCAACTGTTGCAAGGCAACGGTCCCGTTCGACATGTTCCTGAAACGTTAGAGAACAAGAACGGCGACGTATATAAAATGCTGATCGATAAGTACTCGCTGCCTTCGCTTCATGACGACGAGAAACGCATTTTGGTGGTGGGAACCGACATCACCGAAATCGAACAAACTCAGCTCGCGCTGGCCAGCCAGGAAACTCAGTTCCGAAATCTGTTCGAGCGAAGTCCCCTGGGCAGTGTGTTGATCGATTCAAACCACCAGCTGCAATTGATCAATTCGCGAATTGAGGCGATGTATCAGTTGAGTCCTACCCAAGATCGTCCCACTCAATTGATCGATTTGGTCCCCTCTGAATTTCATGAAAAGCTGACACCGCCAAAGGATCGCTTTTCACTGAACCAAACCGCGAATACTCAGTTCGAATTTGAGACCAAGCGTGCCGACGGAACCACGATGCGGATCAGTCTGGTTACCGCAACGATTGAGATTGAAAACCAGTCCATGACGCTGGCAACGTTCACCGACATCACCGAACGTCACCAAGTTGCGATGGATTTGGAACGCAAGCAAGAAGAGCTGGAACGCAGCAACGAAGACCTGGACCGCTTCGCTTACATCGCATCGCACGACTTGAAGGCTCCGCTTCGTGGAATCATGCACCTGACCGAATGGATCGAGGAGGACATGCCTCCGCAAATTGGCCAAGAGGTGCGTGAACACTTGAAGATGTTGCAGGCACAAGTCAGCCGGATGGACATGTTGCTCAACGACTTGCTCGCCTACGCACGCGTGACACGGCAAACCGATGCCGTGGAATGGGTGGACCTGAACACCGCGTTGCCGGAACTGTTCGCGTTCATGTCACCTCCGCCCACGATGAAGCTGGTGATGCCGACAAAGATGCCAAGCCTTTCAACCGCTCGAGGGCCACTGGAACAAATCTTCCGTAACCTTTTCGGAAACTCCATCAAGCACGCGGCCAGCAGCAGCCAAGTGATTGTCACCGCGGAAACCACCAGTGACTCGTATCACTTCACGGTTCGCGACAACGGACCAGGAATCCCAGAGAGTTCCCAAGAACGAATCTTTGGAATGTTTCAAACCCTGGAGAGCGGTAAAGACCGACGTGGGACGGGAATGGGCCTGCATTTGGTCAAACGGTTGGTCCAAGTCCAGGGCTGCGACGCTTGGGTGGAGTCTGACAATCACCAAGGTGCGGCGTTTCACTTCACTTGGCCCCGCGAAAATGCGGTTCATTCGTTCGAGAAGTGTGAAGCGTACGCGTCTTGA
- a CDS encoding DUF1990 family protein, whose product MGASLCEFPSGYEHHHHRVRLGRGQEVFDRAKEALGNWRQFDVGWVEAIPSDTSITVGNTIAIRVRIFGVWAVAFDRIVDVYGEQDGECRRFGFSVGTLTEHPEQGEERFSIEIDREDHVDYEVAAFFRPNTLAAKIAWPVLHRRFNRFRNQSAEAMQLACKLGPSS is encoded by the coding sequence GTGGGGGCGAGCCTCTGTGAATTCCCCAGTGGTTATGAACACCACCACCATCGAGTTCGATTGGGACGGGGGCAGGAAGTCTTCGACAGAGCGAAGGAAGCACTCGGAAATTGGCGTCAGTTCGATGTTGGGTGGGTGGAAGCAATACCCTCGGACACGTCGATCACGGTTGGTAACACGATCGCAATTCGAGTTCGCATTTTTGGCGTTTGGGCGGTCGCTTTTGACCGGATCGTTGATGTCTACGGCGAGCAAGACGGGGAGTGCCGCCGCTTCGGGTTCTCGGTCGGGACACTGACGGAACACCCGGAGCAGGGCGAGGAGCGGTTTTCGATCGAGATCGATCGGGAAGATCATGTGGATTACGAAGTCGCAGCATTCTTTCGACCGAACACCCTGGCCGCGAAAATTGCGTGGCCGGTTTTGCATCGACGGTTCAATCGTTTCCGAAACCAATCCGCTGAGGCTATGCAACTGGCTTGCAAACTTGGACCGAGCTCATAA
- a CDS encoding ZIP family metal transporter encodes MTDWLQQQTPVLQALLAGIFTWVLTALGAAVVFGLTNVPRKLFDAMLGFAGGVMLAASYWSLLAPSIEAAAEQGWPSWLPAAVGFLIGGAFLYGLDRGLPHLHRGMPTESAEGPKTAWQRSVLLIAAITLHNIPEGLAVGVAFGSASAGIESATLSGATALAIGIGLQNLPEGIAVAVPLRGEGMSRMKSWLIAQASAIVEPIAAVLGAAIVVYAAPVLPFALSFAAGAMVYVVVEELIPETHQEGNEDLATLCLTLGFTVMMILDVSLG; translated from the coding sequence ATGACTGATTGGCTGCAACAACAAACACCTGTGCTACAAGCCTTGTTGGCTGGCATTTTCACATGGGTACTCACGGCACTCGGCGCGGCCGTGGTGTTCGGTTTGACCAATGTGCCTCGCAAACTATTCGACGCGATGCTTGGGTTTGCCGGCGGCGTGATGCTGGCCGCCAGCTACTGGAGTCTGCTTGCTCCGTCGATCGAGGCCGCTGCAGAACAAGGATGGCCGAGTTGGTTGCCTGCCGCGGTCGGCTTCTTAATTGGCGGCGCGTTTCTGTACGGCTTGGACCGCGGACTGCCTCACCTGCACCGTGGCATGCCAACCGAATCTGCAGAAGGTCCCAAGACAGCTTGGCAGAGAAGCGTTCTGTTGATCGCAGCGATCACGCTCCACAACATTCCAGAAGGACTCGCGGTGGGCGTCGCGTTTGGCAGCGCGTCCGCCGGCATTGAATCGGCCACGCTGAGCGGTGCAACCGCGTTGGCAATTGGGATTGGTCTTCAGAATCTTCCCGAGGGCATCGCGGTTGCGGTGCCGCTACGAGGCGAAGGAATGAGTCGCATGAAATCTTGGCTGATCGCCCAAGCTTCCGCGATCGTCGAACCAATTGCCGCGGTGCTTGGTGCGGCAATCGTTGTCTACGCAGCACCGGTGCTTCCGTTTGCCTTGAGCTTTGCCGCTGGGGCGATGGTTTATGTCGTGGTTGAAGAACTCATTCCCGAGACGCATCAAGAAGGCAACGAAGATTTGGCAACGCTCTGCCTCACGCTGGGGTTCACCGTGATGATGATTCTCGATGTGTCACTGGGATAG
- a CDS encoding NAD-dependent epimerase/dehydratase family protein: MSEQPTTSQRPAVIVTGSTGMLGYPVCLRLAEAGYQVFGFDRVGLPEPPKLHDFVRDIQCDMADSVSVRAAMEKVHELTGGRLASVVHMAAYYDFSGEDSDLYEKVTVNGTDRLLNQLEDFEYEQFVFTSTMLIHKPCEIGERIREDDPLQAKWPYPQSKLETERLIREGHPNVRSVFLRIGGVYTDYGRQPTLVQQIKRIYEKDFQGHFFPGDTDAGQSAVHLDDTVEAIVRTVERRSDIEAKTAILIGERDPLSYQTLQDRIGRELHGKEWSTHYVPSALAKVGAAVTDVVQRGDSFIKPFMIDMADDHYALDISRAKELLDWEPQHSLSETLSTITRQLKSDPETWYRKNGLK; the protein is encoded by the coding sequence ATGTCTGAACAACCAACCACAAGTCAGCGACCCGCCGTGATCGTGACTGGCAGCACGGGAATGCTGGGGTATCCGGTCTGCTTGCGGCTCGCTGAAGCTGGCTATCAAGTCTTCGGGTTTGATCGAGTCGGTCTCCCTGAACCACCGAAGCTACATGATTTCGTTCGCGACATCCAGTGCGACATGGCTGACTCTGTGTCGGTTCGAGCTGCGATGGAAAAGGTGCACGAACTGACCGGTGGTCGGCTGGCCAGTGTCGTTCATATGGCGGCTTACTATGACTTCTCCGGCGAAGACAGCGATTTGTACGAGAAGGTCACTGTCAACGGAACCGATCGGCTTCTCAATCAACTCGAGGACTTCGAGTACGAGCAGTTCGTTTTCACCAGCACCATGCTCATCCACAAGCCATGTGAAATAGGCGAACGAATTCGCGAAGACGATCCGCTTCAGGCCAAGTGGCCGTATCCTCAAAGCAAACTGGAAACCGAACGACTGATTCGGGAGGGGCACCCGAACGTCCGCTCCGTTTTCCTGCGAATTGGTGGCGTTTACACGGATTATGGGCGGCAACCGACTCTCGTACAACAAATCAAACGCATCTACGAAAAGGACTTCCAAGGTCACTTCTTCCCGGGTGACACAGATGCCGGCCAATCAGCGGTGCATTTGGACGACACGGTCGAGGCGATCGTTCGGACGGTTGAACGACGATCTGACATCGAAGCCAAAACAGCCATTTTGATTGGCGAGCGGGATCCGCTTTCGTATCAAACACTCCAAGATCGAATCGGAAGGGAACTTCACGGCAAAGAATGGTCAACGCACTATGTTCCATCCGCGCTCGCGAAAGTCGGAGCGGCGGTGACGGACGTGGTCCAACGCGGCGACTCGTTCATCAAACCGTTCATGATCGACATGGCCGACGATCACTATGCACTGGACATCTCGCGGGCCAAAGAGTTGCTGGATTGGGAACCGCAACACAGCCTTTCGGAGACACTGTCGACGATAACCAGACAGCTGAAGTCAGACCCTGAGACTTGGTATCGAAAGAATGGGTTGAAGTGA
- a CDS encoding vitamin K epoxide reductase family protein, producing MSKVTIPVDDLNRNVPPYKHNPSAWSQRIPICLLAFVAAAISAHLSLYQWGLIESSYDPVFGNSSNDVLTSDTAKTMYGILGIHDASLGVLAYLGDAILGFAGSTRRWQYRPWLVILFGIDVIPLGIVSVILVICQAFIVGEWCFLCLVTAAISLVLVYWAWDEVRVSLAYLRIVWAEHHDKRLLWDAVWGVRSEKLDAAGEQLLSREVR from the coding sequence ATGTCGAAAGTGACCATTCCGGTAGACGATCTGAACCGAAACGTTCCGCCTTACAAGCACAATCCGTCGGCCTGGAGTCAGCGGATTCCGATTTGTTTGTTGGCATTCGTCGCCGCAGCGATCTCAGCCCATCTTTCGTTGTATCAGTGGGGATTGATCGAGAGTTCTTACGACCCGGTGTTCGGCAACAGCAGCAACGATGTGCTCACGTCGGACACCGCCAAAACGATGTACGGCATCCTTGGCATCCATGATGCTTCCCTGGGTGTGTTGGCCTATCTCGGTGACGCGATTCTGGGATTCGCTGGATCAACCAGACGATGGCAGTATCGTCCTTGGTTGGTGATTTTGTTCGGCATCGATGTGATTCCGCTTGGTATCGTGAGTGTGATTTTGGTGATTTGCCAAGCATTCATTGTCGGGGAATGGTGCTTTCTGTGTTTGGTGACCGCGGCGATCTCGTTGGTGCTCGTTTACTGGGCGTGGGATGAAGTCCGTGTGTCGTTGGCTTACTTGCGTATTGTTTGGGCAGAGCATCACGATAAGCGTTTGCTTTGGGATGCAGTGTGGGGCGTTCGCTCAGAAAAACTGGATGCGGCCGGTGAACAACTACTTTCGCGTGAGGTGCGCTGA
- a CDS encoding SPW repeat domain-containing protein, which yields MWGRVIEIMTAVWLAVSPFVFSVQSDPNLLWGDLGVALLICVLSGLSYWHPTRHAHLLILLVSIGLIVWGRFAVLPPTPAHQNHIVVGIFLLMIALIPNEASLPPRAWRKLPTGDECP from the coding sequence ATGTGGGGACGAGTGATCGAAATCATGACGGCGGTTTGGTTAGCAGTCAGCCCGTTCGTGTTTAGCGTGCAATCTGATCCGAATTTGCTATGGGGCGATCTCGGAGTCGCTCTGTTGATCTGTGTGCTGTCCGGTTTGTCTTACTGGCATCCAACGCGTCATGCTCATTTGTTGATTCTTTTGGTTTCGATTGGATTGATTGTTTGGGGACGCTTCGCGGTCCTGCCACCGACTCCTGCTCACCAAAATCACATCGTCGTTGGCATTTTTCTCTTGATGATTGCACTCATTCCAAACGAAGCCTCGCTGCCACCGAGGGCGTGGCGAAAGCTTCCAACCGGAGACGAATGTCCGTGA
- a CDS encoding ATP synthase subunit alpha, with protein sequence MSVSDRLVEIGVIVTGTLDAVDEAAVRRGLDQFREFLRVRFPDFRWEVKTTRRPESVASKRTAPSALLQQALNERDEQHWDFAFAITAAELESHYSHHCFAALSRPWDSAVFSLSLIDPRAIGRDAESELRIATIANRLSRLMLHALSHLLGLVRDSNPTNLLFHPSSAEQLDEMEELTDSQVEQQISALVEIADQRLEERSGSSTTWINFMLRSAVINAREIWQAIFAARPWQFPRRLSGLTLAAVSTLVVLLLTAESWDLALSQSFASTTGLVVVSWIGTTTYVVFRQQLIVPNRTRQSEQMVVTNLSAIGIVFAGMLVTWLTLTVAALAIAGLLFGPNLIAEWAASLSQPASQIGWAERFSMSTFSASLGLMIGALGTSFESQHYFRHIIFVDEEI encoded by the coding sequence ATGTCCGTGAGCGATCGACTCGTCGAAATTGGCGTGATCGTCACGGGAACACTCGACGCGGTGGACGAAGCCGCGGTGCGTCGCGGACTCGATCAGTTTCGCGAATTTTTGAGAGTTCGTTTTCCGGACTTCCGATGGGAAGTCAAAACGACGCGGCGTCCGGAATCGGTCGCGTCAAAGCGAACCGCGCCGAGTGCGTTGTTGCAACAAGCGTTGAACGAACGAGACGAACAGCACTGGGATTTCGCGTTCGCGATCACCGCCGCAGAACTCGAGAGTCACTACTCGCACCATTGCTTCGCGGCGCTCAGTCGGCCATGGGATTCTGCCGTTTTCTCGCTGTCGCTGATCGACCCGCGTGCGATCGGACGAGATGCGGAATCGGAACTGCGAATCGCAACCATTGCCAATCGATTGAGTCGATTGATGTTGCATGCACTCTCGCATTTGCTCGGTCTTGTTCGCGATTCCAACCCGACGAACCTTCTGTTTCATCCTTCGTCAGCAGAGCAACTCGATGAGATGGAAGAACTCACTGATTCCCAAGTGGAACAACAAATCTCGGCACTTGTCGAAATTGCCGATCAACGTTTAGAGGAACGTTCAGGCAGCTCAACGACGTGGATCAATTTCATGTTGCGATCGGCGGTCATCAATGCTCGGGAAATATGGCAAGCGATCTTCGCGGCGCGACCCTGGCAATTCCCGCGGCGGCTGAGCGGGCTGACCTTGGCGGCCGTGTCCACCTTGGTCGTGTTGCTGCTGACCGCGGAATCGTGGGACTTGGCATTGTCGCAAAGTTTTGCCAGCACCACTGGCTTGGTTGTCGTGTCCTGGATTGGCACCACCACTTACGTCGTGTTTCGTCAGCAATTGATCGTTCCAAATCGCACACGACAAAGCGAACAAATGGTTGTCACGAACCTGTCCGCGATTGGAATTGTCTTCGCCGGAATGTTGGTGACTTGGTTGACACTCACGGTCGCTGCCTTGGCGATCGCTGGACTTTTGTTTGGGCCCAATCTCATCGCCGAGTGGGCTGCATCTTTGTCGCAACCAGCGTCGCAGATTGGATGGGCGGAACGTTTCTCGATGTCGACGTTCAGTGCATCGCTGGGGCTGATGATCGGTGCACTGGGAACCAGCTTCGAATCGCAACACTACTTTCGCCACATCATCTTTGTAGACGAAGAAATCTGA